Proteins from a single region of Haloarchaeobius litoreus:
- a CDS encoding HVO_A0114 family putative DNA-binding protein has product MAAGTARFREGSDGELEKTLAALNRGETPEPQFEVVLHDPVDVHKVSRPKSLELLREIVQHEPTSIRETARLVDRGVSQVHRNLTELEEFHLIVLVAEGGAKRPVVWYDAIDIELPLVEPVVDSDEGTA; this is encoded by the coding sequence ATGGCGGCCGGGACCGCACGCTTCAGAGAGGGCAGCGATGGCGAACTCGAGAAAACGCTCGCAGCCCTCAACCGTGGCGAGACACCGGAACCCCAGTTCGAAGTCGTCTTGCACGACCCAGTTGATGTCCACAAAGTCAGCCGTCCGAAGTCGCTGGAACTACTGCGCGAGATCGTTCAGCACGAACCGACGAGTATCCGTGAAACCGCCCGGCTTGTCGACCGTGGTGTCAGTCAGGTCCACCGCAACCTGACCGAGTTGGAGGAGTTCCACCTGATTGTTCTGGTGGCGGAAGGGGGCGCGAAACGACCTGTCGTGTGGTATGATGCAATCGATATCGAGCTGCCGCTCGTTGAGCCCGTCGTGGACTCCGACGAAGGGACGGCGTGA